A window of the Agrococcus jejuensis genome harbors these coding sequences:
- a CDS encoding cryptochrome/photolyase family protein gives MPRQILWFRRDLRLGDHPALGAAATEGDVLPVFILDRTLLGTAGDVRTAALADALAHLRRATDGALVVRTGDPARILPQLAKEVDATAVHVSSETFPYGRRRDARVQEALEAKDVAWVETGSPYAVTPGRVRNGSGDRYKVFTPFSKAWLEHGWRAPADDPEGLRWCRLVETDEVPEAPAIDADIPTISEEAALERWHAFLDDDLDDYDDGRDRPGDDTTSRMSAHLKWGTIHPRTMLADLERRARGRTGKRMQSLLRYRTELAWREFYADVLWHAPKSDWHDLTDALDGMAYDEPGDAFDAWREGRTGFPMVDAGMRQLLAEGWMHNRVRMLTASFLVKDLHVWWPHGARHFLDHLVDGDVASNNHGWQWTAGTGTDAAPYFRVFNPVLQGQRFDPEGEYVRRWIPELRHVGGGAVHEPWKVDDGYRDGYPERILDHKEERAEALDRLAATKR, from the coding sequence ATGCCTCGACAGATCCTCTGGTTCCGCCGCGACCTGCGGCTCGGCGACCACCCCGCGCTCGGTGCCGCCGCGACCGAGGGCGACGTGCTGCCCGTCTTCATCCTCGACCGCACGCTGCTCGGCACGGCCGGCGACGTGCGCACCGCCGCGCTCGCCGACGCTCTCGCCCACCTGCGGCGCGCGACCGACGGCGCGCTCGTGGTGCGCACGGGCGACCCGGCCCGCATCCTGCCGCAGCTCGCGAAGGAGGTCGACGCGACCGCCGTGCACGTGAGCAGCGAGACCTTCCCCTATGGCCGCCGCCGCGACGCGCGCGTGCAGGAGGCGCTCGAGGCGAAGGACGTCGCGTGGGTCGAGACCGGCAGCCCGTACGCCGTCACCCCCGGCCGCGTGCGCAACGGATCCGGCGACCGCTACAAGGTGTTCACGCCCTTCTCGAAGGCGTGGCTCGAGCACGGATGGCGTGCCCCGGCCGACGACCCCGAGGGACTGCGCTGGTGTCGGCTCGTGGAGACCGACGAGGTGCCCGAGGCGCCGGCGATCGACGCCGACATCCCGACCATCTCCGAGGAGGCGGCCCTCGAGCGGTGGCATGCCTTCCTCGACGACGACCTCGACGACTACGACGACGGCCGCGACCGACCCGGCGACGACACGACCAGCCGCATGTCGGCGCACCTCAAGTGGGGCACCATCCATCCGCGCACGATGCTCGCCGACCTCGAGCGCCGCGCGCGCGGCCGCACGGGCAAGCGCATGCAGTCGCTGCTGCGCTACCGCACCGAGCTCGCCTGGCGCGAGTTCTACGCCGACGTGCTGTGGCACGCGCCGAAGAGCGACTGGCACGACCTCACCGACGCGCTCGACGGCATGGCCTACGACGAACCGGGCGACGCGTTCGACGCGTGGCGCGAGGGCCGCACGGGGTTCCCGATGGTGGATGCGGGCATGCGGCAGCTGCTCGCCGAGGGGTGGATGCACAATCGCGTGCGCATGCTCACCGCCTCGTTCCTCGTGAAGGACCTGCACGTGTGGTGGCCGCACGGTGCCCGCCACTTCCTCGACCACCTCGTCGACGGCGACGTCGCATCCAACAACCACGGCTGGCAGTGGACGGCGGGCACGGGCACGGATGCCGCGCCGTACTTCCGCGTGTTCAACCCCGTGCTGCAGGGTCAGCGGTTCGACCCCGAGGGCGAGTACGTGCGGCGGTGGATCCCCGAGCTGCGGCACGTGGGCGGCGGCGCGGTGCACGAGCCGTGGAAGGTCGACGACGGCTATCGCGACGGCTATCCCGAGCGCATCCTCGACCACAAGGAGGAGCGCGCCGAGGCGCTCGACCGGCTGGCGGCGACGAAGCGCTGA
- a CDS encoding type II secretion system F family protein — MDPLVLVGCALVAGSLVVAVLALTSFSTAERTRTLANLQRGAIAAEVAASTPKARPTEAPLAVRLTPTAVLSMLDRQHSRAGRPAGAPIERLLALKLAWVPIALVLIVLVLVGRPAPLLVLVVLLGSVIVYFLPELLLLSRGQERDQRIQKELPDTLDQMLIAVEAGLGFDAAMSRTAGNGDGPLADELTRTLQEIRMGRSRREAFEQLAERTQVADLRQFVRAILQADAYGISVTDVLRTQAGEMRLKRRQRAEEEAQKVPVKVLMPVMLCILPVLFIVVLAPAVIDIVAAFS; from the coding sequence ATGGACCCGCTCGTGCTCGTGGGATGCGCGCTCGTCGCCGGCTCGCTCGTCGTCGCCGTGCTCGCGCTCACGTCGTTCTCGACCGCCGAGCGCACCCGCACGCTCGCGAACCTGCAGCGCGGTGCGATCGCCGCCGAGGTCGCGGCGTCGACGCCGAAGGCTCGCCCGACCGAGGCGCCGCTCGCCGTGCGGCTCACACCCACGGCCGTGCTCTCGATGCTCGACCGGCAGCACTCGCGCGCCGGACGTCCCGCGGGCGCGCCCATCGAACGGCTGCTCGCGCTCAAGCTCGCGTGGGTGCCGATCGCGCTCGTGCTGATCGTGCTCGTGCTCGTCGGCCGGCCCGCACCGCTGCTGGTGCTCGTGGTGCTCCTCGGCTCCGTCATCGTCTACTTCCTGCCCGAGCTGCTGCTGCTCAGCCGCGGACAGGAGCGCGACCAGCGCATCCAGAAGGAGCTGCCCGACACGCTCGACCAGATGCTCATCGCCGTCGAGGCGGGCCTCGGATTCGATGCGGCGATGTCGCGCACGGCGGGCAACGGCGACGGCCCGCTCGCCGACGAGCTCACGCGCACGCTGCAGGAGATCCGCATGGGCCGCTCGCGCCGCGAGGCGTTCGAGCAGCTCGCAGAGCGGACCCAGGTCGCCGATCTGCGGCAGTTCGTGCGCGCGATCCTGCAGGCCGACGCCTACGGCATCTCGGTGACCGACGTGCTGCGCACGCAGGCCGGCGAGATGCGCCTCAAGCGTCGCCAGCGCGCCGAGGAAGAGGCGCAGAAGGTGCCGGTGAAGGTGCTCATGCCTGTGATGCTCTGCATCCTCCCCGTGCTCTTCATCGTCGTGCTCGCGCCCGCGGTGATCGACATCGTGGCGGCGTTCTCGTAG
- a CDS encoding CpaF family protein gives MTSLANRLAAARGDEAAPAAPLQAPAPLAAPSVPQAAAPASLPDVEHRQTLAERTHAPSAPAPDADGLQRVKARAADALFARIGTRLNDPSLTEAQLHALVREELGAVVEAEPTPLTTDERQRLMAEVRDDVLGLGPLQRLLDDDTVSEIMVNGPDMVYVEQHGRLTLSGVRFTSEDQLRRVIERIVTRVGRRIDESSPMVDARLEDGSRVNAVIPPLAFSGSTLTIRKFSRDPLVVDDLIRFGTLTPQMAEFLRACVEARLNIIVSGGTGTGKTTLLNVLSSCIPDDERIITIEDAVELQLQQDHVVRLESRPANVEGKGEVTIRDLVRNSLRMRPDRIVVGEVRGGETLDMLQAMNTGHDGSLSTVHSNSPRDAVARLETLVLMAGMDLPLRAIREQIASAVDVVVQLSRLRDGTRRITAVTEVQGMEGELVTMQDVFVFDFSAGVDAQGRFLGSPIATGVRPRFAERFEDHGIVIPPGTFDPPVRAAKGAW, from the coding sequence ATGACCTCCCTCGCGAACCGGCTCGCCGCCGCGCGCGGCGACGAGGCCGCGCCCGCGGCGCCACTGCAGGCTCCCGCTCCGCTCGCGGCGCCGAGCGTGCCGCAGGCCGCCGCGCCCGCATCCCTGCCCGACGTCGAGCACCGCCAGACGCTCGCCGAGCGCACCCACGCGCCCTCGGCACCGGCGCCCGATGCCGATGGCCTGCAGCGCGTCAAGGCACGCGCTGCCGATGCCCTCTTCGCCCGCATCGGCACGCGCCTCAACGACCCCTCGCTCACGGAGGCGCAGCTGCACGCGCTCGTGCGCGAGGAGCTCGGTGCCGTCGTCGAGGCCGAGCCCACGCCGCTCACGACCGACGAGCGCCAGCGCCTCATGGCCGAGGTGCGCGACGACGTGCTGGGCCTCGGCCCGCTGCAGCGCCTGCTCGACGACGACACCGTCAGCGAGATCATGGTCAACGGCCCCGACATGGTCTACGTCGAGCAGCACGGCCGCCTCACCCTCTCCGGCGTGCGCTTCACGTCGGAGGACCAGCTGCGCCGCGTCATCGAGCGCATCGTCACGCGCGTCGGCCGCCGCATCGACGAGTCGTCGCCCATGGTCGACGCGCGCCTCGAGGACGGCTCGCGCGTCAACGCCGTCATCCCGCCGCTCGCGTTCTCGGGCTCGACCCTCACCATCCGCAAGTTCTCGCGCGACCCGCTCGTCGTCGACGACCTCATCCGCTTCGGCACGCTGACGCCGCAGATGGCCGAGTTCCTGCGCGCCTGCGTCGAGGCGCGCCTCAACATCATCGTCTCGGGCGGCACCGGCACGGGCAAGACGACGCTGCTCAACGTGCTGTCGTCGTGCATCCCCGACGACGAGCGCATCATCACGATCGAGGACGCCGTCGAGCTGCAGCTGCAGCAGGACCACGTCGTGCGCCTCGAGTCGCGTCCCGCGAACGTCGAGGGCAAGGGCGAGGTCACGATCCGCGACCTCGTGCGCAACAGCCTCCGCATGCGCCCCGACCGCATCGTCGTCGGCGAGGTGCGCGGCGGCGAGACGCTCGACATGCTGCAAGCCATGAACACGGGCCACGACGGCTCGCTCTCGACCGTGCACTCGAACTCGCCGCGCGACGCCGTCGCCCGCCTCGAGACCCTCGTGCTCATGGCCGGCATGGACCTGCCGCTGCGCGCCATCCGCGAGCAGATCGCGTCGGCCGTCGACGTCGTCGTGCAGCTCTCGAGGCTGCGTGACGGCACGCGCCGCATCACGGCCGTCACCGAGGTGCAGGGCATGGAGGGCGAGCTCGTGACGATGCAGGACGTCTTCGTGTTCGACTTCTCGGCCGGCGTGGATGCGCAGGGCCGTTTCCTCGGGTCGCCCATCGCGACGGGCGTGCGCCCGCGCTTCGCCGAACGCTTCGAGGACCACGGCATCGTCATCCCGCCCGGCACGTTCGACCCGCCCGTGCGGGCGGCGAAGGGCGCCTGGTGA
- a CDS encoding AAA family ATPase — translation MTAVLLVSDSPELHARVHDASGGTCIAVPAQPLPTDPRHLLALAAAPSQPEVLVVDATRSSREAIALAARIDVELPGTGVVLVGDPDVLSLDAMRAGVRDVLPPTTDVAALRTVLERVADSMRMRYAAPVVAGIEATTLETPGRVLSVLSPKGGAGKTTISTNLAVGLALADPGSVVLVDLDLQFGDVATALGLDPEYAIDDVVRAQAVRDPIALKTRLTQHSSGLSVLCAPATPAGADVVTPDQVAAVITALSRQFRHVVLDTAPGLDATTLAALDHTTDPLLLTTFDVPGARGLAKEMATLRELGMLTHARQVVLNFANPGNGLSVRDVEATIGSKVDLTIPHSKAATAAMNMGVPIMAGKPRDAVARRLATLVAYYREVDERRSSGRHRAAA, via the coding sequence ATGACCGCGGTCCTGCTCGTCTCCGACTCCCCCGAGCTGCACGCACGCGTGCACGACGCCTCCGGCGGCACGTGCATCGCCGTGCCCGCGCAACCGCTGCCCACGGATCCGCGGCACCTGCTGGCGCTCGCCGCGGCGCCGTCGCAGCCCGAGGTCCTCGTCGTCGACGCCACGCGGTCGTCGCGCGAGGCCATCGCGCTCGCCGCCCGCATCGACGTCGAGCTGCCCGGCACGGGCGTCGTGCTCGTGGGCGATCCCGACGTGCTGTCGCTCGACGCCATGCGCGCCGGCGTGCGCGACGTGCTGCCGCCCACGACCGACGTCGCCGCGCTGCGCACCGTGCTCGAGCGCGTGGCCGACAGCATGCGGATGCGGTACGCCGCCCCCGTCGTCGCAGGCATCGAGGCGACGACGCTCGAGACGCCCGGTCGCGTGCTCTCGGTGCTGTCGCCCAAGGGCGGCGCCGGCAAGACCACGATCTCGACGAACCTCGCCGTGGGCCTCGCGCTCGCCGATCCCGGATCCGTCGTGCTCGTCGACCTCGACCTGCAGTTCGGCGACGTCGCGACGGCCCTCGGGCTCGACCCCGAGTACGCCATCGACGACGTCGTGCGGGCGCAGGCCGTGCGCGACCCCATCGCGCTCAAGACGCGACTGACGCAGCACTCCTCGGGACTGTCGGTGCTCTGCGCGCCCGCGACCCCAGCGGGTGCCGACGTCGTGACGCCCGACCAGGTCGCCGCCGTCATCACGGCGCTCTCGCGCCAGTTCCGCCACGTCGTGCTCGACACCGCGCCCGGCCTCGACGCCACGACGCTCGCGGCGCTCGACCACACGACCGACCCGCTGCTGCTCACGACGTTCGACGTGCCCGGCGCGCGCGGCCTCGCGAAGGAGATGGCGACGCTGCGCGAGCTCGGGATGCTCACCCACGCCCGCCAGGTGGTGCTGAACTTCGCGAACCCCGGCAACGGGCTCAGCGTGCGTGACGTCGAGGCGACCATCGGGTCGAAGGTCGACCTCACGATCCCGCACTCGAAGGCCGCGACGGCCGCGATGAACATGGGCGTGCCGATCATGGCCGGCAAGCCGCGTGACGCCGTCGCCCGTCGCCTCGCCACGCTCGTCGCGTACTACCGCGAGGTCGACGAGCGCCGCTCGAGCGGCCGTCACCGGGCTGCGGCATGA
- a CDS encoding TetR/AcrR family transcriptional regulator, protein MPEKDPAQSRRPSLRERKKLHTRRTIADAAFGLAVEHGVDGVLVEEIAERAFVSPRTLSNYFPSKEAAIVAAGEDDLGVLTAALRDRPDDEAPLASLRTLLVYGVRSWTPEQLEALRIKERLIDAYPTLLPHRMAQYDALEDAIRVAVAERMGLDAETEAHPRLVAGAAASVVKTAVRVWVRQEGDEPTIGDLVAAGFADLETGLTED, encoded by the coding sequence ATGCCCGAGAAGGACCCTGCGCAGAGCCGACGACCGTCGCTGCGCGAACGCAAGAAGCTGCACACGCGCCGCACCATCGCCGACGCCGCCTTCGGACTCGCCGTCGAGCACGGCGTCGACGGCGTGCTGGTCGAGGAGATCGCCGAGCGCGCCTTCGTGTCGCCGCGCACGCTGTCGAACTACTTCCCGTCGAAGGAGGCCGCGATCGTCGCCGCCGGCGAGGACGACCTCGGCGTGCTCACCGCGGCGCTGCGCGACCGCCCCGACGACGAGGCACCGCTCGCATCCCTGCGCACGCTGCTCGTCTACGGCGTGCGCTCGTGGACGCCCGAGCAGCTCGAGGCGCTGCGCATCAAGGAGCGGCTCATCGACGCGTACCCGACGCTGCTGCCGCACCGCATGGCGCAGTACGACGCGCTCGAGGACGCCATCCGCGTCGCCGTCGCCGAGCGGATGGGGCTCGACGCCGAGACCGAGGCGCACCCCCGACTCGTCGCCGGCGCCGCCGCGAGCGTCGTGAAGACCGCCGTGCGCGTGTGGGTGCGGCAGGAGGGCGACGAGCCGACGATCGGCGACCTCGTCGCGGCGGGCTTCGCCGACCTCGAGACGGGCCTGACCGAGGACTGA
- a CDS encoding type II secretion system F family protein, producing MTAALVGAIVVAVGIAVAVLVVLQPFRVRLARSRRRPGVAEGEGALSGAADLASNLMSKAIQPRAGALAQSLDLAGIRMRPQDFALLVLFGALVIAALVVVLGGGILALPLGAGAVGIAWLVVRSRVAKRRTEFANQLGGTLQLMSSSLRAGQSLMQALASVAKEAEEPTSSELTRVVNETRVGRPVVDALEEAADRMANVDFKWATQAIAINREVGGSLSEVLEGVAATIRERGMLRRQVAALSAEGRLSAIILMILPVGVTGFVAISNPRYLAPFVEHPFGPVLIGLAVLMFVVGGLWLRKTVEIEL from the coding sequence GTGACCGCCGCGCTCGTCGGCGCGATCGTGGTCGCCGTCGGCATCGCCGTCGCCGTGCTCGTCGTGCTGCAGCCGTTCCGCGTGCGCCTCGCCCGCTCGCGGCGCCGCCCCGGCGTCGCCGAGGGCGAGGGTGCGCTCTCGGGTGCCGCGGACCTCGCCTCCAACCTCATGTCGAAGGCGATCCAGCCGCGCGCCGGCGCGCTGGCGCAGTCGCTCGACCTCGCCGGCATCCGCATGCGGCCGCAGGACTTCGCGCTGCTCGTGCTCTTCGGTGCCCTCGTGATCGCCGCGCTCGTGGTCGTGCTCGGCGGCGGCATCCTGGCGCTGCCGCTCGGGGCCGGCGCCGTGGGCATCGCCTGGCTCGTCGTGCGCTCGCGCGTCGCGAAGCGCCGCACCGAGTTCGCGAACCAGCTCGGCGGCACGCTGCAGCTCATGTCGTCGAGCCTGCGCGCGGGCCAGAGCCTCATGCAGGCGCTCGCGTCGGTCGCGAAGGAGGCTGAGGAGCCGACGAGCAGCGAGCTCACGCGCGTCGTGAACGAGACCCGCGTCGGCCGCCCCGTGGTCGACGCGCTCGAGGAGGCGGCCGACCGCATGGCGAACGTCGACTTCAAGTGGGCGACGCAGGCCATCGCCATCAACCGCGAGGTCGGCGGCAGCCTGTCGGAGGTGCTCGAGGGCGTCGCCGCCACCATCCGCGAGCGCGGCATGCTGCGGCGTCAGGTCGCTGCGCTGTCGGCAGAGGGTCGCCTCTCGGCGATCATCCTCATGATCCTGCCCGTCGGCGTCACCGGCTTCGTCGCGATCTCGAATCCGAGGTATCTCGCGCCGTTCGTCGAGCATCCGTTCGGTCCTGTGCTCATCGGCCTCGCGGTGCTGATGTTCGTCGTCGGTGGCCTCTGGCTGCGCAAGACCGTCGAGATCGAGCTCTGA
- a CDS encoding Tad domain-containing protein, giving the protein MRRLTRARRDRGAAATWVALLIVPLLVVGALGIDVGLVQVDRQRLQTGADAAALAIATQCSRQVCTNTTNALAAQDMATANAPLVDPAYATVDVIDRTEGYVEVTTTSTRDHFFGPVAGIDSSQLSATSGARWGYPERGTVDPPLAISWCALAAAVGTNVVRDLTGRIVGVDLPVAGQRSLLRSVGLNVTVCPGALVSSLGLSGLLQTLPFGFLAGPGCGSTVVEVGAWVSQYPQTNAPAACQPPNFAQYLGETLYLPVYSEIRLNNLTRTNQFRIYAFVAVTIHGYNLGNGIRSNPNPCPPTLLNPDPRCLDLSFELELGIDSPSDDFEYGPGAPPIGDPRVQLVLPEERP; this is encoded by the coding sequence ATGCGGAGGCTGACCCGCGCGCGCCGCGACCGCGGCGCAGCCGCCACCTGGGTGGCGCTGCTCATCGTGCCCCTGCTCGTCGTCGGCGCCCTCGGCATCGACGTCGGGCTCGTGCAGGTCGACCGCCAGCGCCTGCAGACCGGCGCCGACGCGGCGGCGCTCGCCATCGCGACGCAGTGCTCGCGCCAGGTGTGCACGAACACCACCAACGCGCTCGCGGCGCAGGACATGGCGACGGCCAACGCGCCGCTCGTCGACCCCGCCTACGCCACGGTCGACGTCATCGACCGCACCGAGGGCTACGTCGAGGTCACGACGACCTCGACGCGCGACCACTTCTTCGGCCCCGTCGCCGGCATCGACTCCTCCCAGCTCAGCGCGACGTCCGGCGCGCGCTGGGGCTACCCCGAGCGCGGCACCGTCGACCCGCCGCTCGCGATCTCGTGGTGCGCGCTCGCCGCCGCGGTGGGCACGAACGTCGTCCGTGACCTCACCGGGCGCATCGTCGGCGTCGACCTGCCCGTGGCCGGGCAGCGGTCGCTCCTGAGGTCGGTCGGCCTCAACGTCACGGTCTGCCCCGGGGCGCTGGTGTCGTCGCTCGGGCTCTCGGGGCTGCTCCAGACCCTGCCCTTCGGCTTCCTCGCCGGCCCCGGATGCGGGAGCACCGTCGTCGAGGTCGGCGCGTGGGTGTCGCAGTACCCGCAGACGAACGCCCCTGCGGCCTGCCAGCCGCCGAACTTCGCCCAGTATCTCGGCGAGACCCTCTACCTGCCGGTCTACAGCGAGATCCGACTCAACAACCTCACGCGCACGAACCAGTTCCGCATCTACGCGTTCGTCGCCGTCACGATCCACGGCTACAACCTCGGCAACGGCATCCGGTCGAACCCCAACCCGTGCCCGCCGACGCTGCTCAATCCCGACCCTCGGTGCCTCGACCTCAGCTTCGAGCTCGAGCTCGGCATCGACTCCCCATCCGACGACTTCGAGTACGGCCCCGGCGCCCCGCCCATCGGCGACCCGCGCGTGCAGCTCGTGCTTCCAGAGGAGAGACCATGA
- the cpaB gene encoding Flp pilus assembly protein CpaB, translating into MIRRVLVIASALVLAIVGGVVTFSYASGADARAMAGLEPTPVLVVVEPIAQGTPASAIADAVELDELPASAVAPGALTDLGDIADQVATSDLVVGEQLLASRFAAPDDLGGAVEVPEGMHLLTFDLEARRVVGGDVQAGDRVGVFVSDGDPLNPATRLVQHRVLVVAIAGGASTTTNAETGEQTEQAAQPMISITLAVDATAAQQLVYSAEYELLYLSLEPEGAADGPGVITEVIR; encoded by the coding sequence ATGATCCGTCGCGTGCTCGTCATCGCGTCGGCGCTCGTGCTCGCGATCGTGGGAGGCGTCGTGACGTTCTCCTACGCATCCGGCGCCGACGCCCGCGCCATGGCCGGACTCGAGCCCACCCCGGTGCTCGTCGTCGTCGAGCCCATCGCCCAGGGCACGCCGGCGTCGGCGATCGCCGACGCCGTCGAGCTCGACGAGCTGCCCGCCTCCGCGGTCGCGCCCGGCGCGCTCACCGACCTCGGTGACATCGCCGACCAGGTCGCCACGTCGGACCTCGTCGTGGGCGAGCAGCTGCTCGCGAGCCGCTTCGCGGCGCCCGACGACCTCGGCGGCGCCGTCGAGGTGCCCGAGGGCATGCACCTGCTGACGTTCGACCTCGAGGCGCGCCGCGTCGTCGGCGGCGACGTGCAGGCCGGCGACCGCGTGGGCGTCTTCGTCTCCGACGGCGACCCGCTCAACCCCGCGACGCGCCTCGTGCAGCACCGCGTGCTCGTCGTCGCCATCGCAGGCGGCGCCTCCACCACGACGAACGCCGAGACCGGCGAGCAGACCGAGCAGGCCGCCCAGCCGATGATCTCGATCACGCTCGCCGTCGACGCGACCGCGGCCCAGCAGCTCGTGTACTCGGCCGAGTACGAGCTCCTCTACCTCTCCCTCGAGCCCGAGGGCGCCGCCGACGGCCCGGGCGTCATCACGGAGGTCATCCGATGA
- the erm gene encoding 23S ribosomal RNA methyltransferase Erm, with product MSRHPRRRADRGAPDHRASQPDRGRRPHDRGGEPGDHRRSPSGDRRTPTSGARPAQPPTASRHAPGRHELGQSFLVDRAAVRRIVDLVAETDGPIVEIGTGDGAITQPLARLGRPIRGLELDARRAARLDARTPGHVRIEHADALEHRFDARPHVVVSNLPFHLTTALLRRLLRAPGWTDAVLVAQWEVARRRAGVGGSTQLTAQAAPWFDFALDRRIPRSAFRPMPAVDAGLFTVSRRPDPGIRSRAGYERMVADVFGASGRGLARMLAQARALRLDDAKAWMGARGIARDASPTALTRDDWIALWRASGGR from the coding sequence ATGTCCCGGCATCCTCGCCGACGCGCCGATCGCGGCGCCCCCGACCACCGAGCGTCGCAGCCTGACCGCGGCCGCCGACCGCACGACCGCGGCGGCGAGCCCGGCGACCACCGGCGCAGCCCATCCGGCGACCGCCGCACCCCCACCTCCGGGGCGCGGCCGGCGCAGCCGCCGACCGCATCCCGCCACGCGCCCGGCAGGCACGAGCTCGGGCAGAGCTTCCTCGTCGACCGCGCAGCCGTGCGTCGCATCGTCGACCTCGTCGCCGAGACCGACGGCCCGATCGTCGAGATCGGCACGGGCGACGGCGCCATCACGCAGCCGCTCGCACGCCTCGGCCGACCCATCCGCGGCCTGGAGCTCGACGCTCGCCGCGCGGCTCGGCTCGACGCGCGCACGCCCGGCCACGTGCGCATCGAGCACGCCGACGCGCTCGAGCACCGCTTCGACGCGCGCCCGCACGTCGTGGTGTCGAACCTGCCGTTCCACCTCACGACCGCGCTGCTGCGGCGCCTGCTGCGCGCGCCGGGGTGGACGGATGCGGTGCTCGTGGCGCAGTGGGAGGTCGCGCGCCGCCGCGCGGGCGTCGGCGGGTCGACGCAGCTGACGGCGCAGGCGGCGCCGTGGTTCGACTTCGCGCTCGACCGGCGCATCCCGCGGTCGGCGTTCCGCCCGATGCCCGCGGTCGACGCGGGTCTCTTCACGGTGAGTCGGCGGCCCGACCCCGGCATCCGCTCACGCGCCGGCTACGAGCGGATGGTGGCCGACGTGTTCGGCGCATCCGGCCGGGGCCTCGCGCGCATGCTCGCGCAGGCGCGCGCGCTGCGGCTCGACGATGCGAAGGCGTGGATGGGCGCTCGCGGCATCGCGCGCGACGCATCCCCGACGGCGCTGACGCGCGACGACTGGATCGCGCTGTGGCGAGCGAGCGGCGGCCGGTGA
- a CDS encoding TadE/TadG family type IV pilus assembly protein has translation MRALRTRALREARDRGAVAVEFAIVLPVLVALTLGILAFGYALHIQSVLDASAREAVRIAAISTLPDRAAAAREAAIATATPSVTLQPSNIAISPITCLIGDRVTVTITVDHQLLGGLGAIELTGRGTMRCGG, from the coding sequence GTGCGTGCACTTCGCACTCGTGCGCTGCGCGAGGCGAGGGACCGGGGAGCGGTCGCGGTCGAGTTCGCGATCGTGCTGCCCGTGCTCGTCGCCCTGACGCTCGGCATCCTCGCCTTCGGCTACGCGCTGCACATCCAGTCGGTGCTCGACGCGTCCGCCCGTGAGGCGGTGCGCATCGCCGCCATCTCGACGCTTCCCGACCGCGCGGCCGCCGCGCGCGAGGCGGCCATCGCCACGGCGACGCCCAGCGTCACGCTGCAGCCGTCGAACATCGCCATCAGCCCCATCACGTGCCTGATCGGCGACCGCGTCACCGTGACCATCACGGTCGACCACCAGCTGCTCGGCGGCCTCGGCGCCATCGAGCTCACCGGACGAGGGACCATGCGATGCGGAGGCTGA
- a CDS encoding Flp family type IVb pilin, whose amino-acid sequence MFAALQAIQGRIADRFSASDRGATAVEYGLLVGLIAVAIITAVFLLGEQLNTMFGEVLTALQGGGAPAGTDG is encoded by the coding sequence ATGTTCGCAGCACTGCAGGCCATCCAGGGCCGCATCGCAGACCGCTTCTCCGCCTCCGACCGCGGCGCCACCGCCGTCGAGTACGGCCTCCTCGTCGGCCTCATCGCCGTCGCGATCATCACCGCCGTCTTCCTCCTCGGCGAGCAGCTGAACACGATGTTCGGCGAGGTGCTCACCGCCCTCCAGGGTGGCGGCGCGCCGGCCGGTACCGACGGCTAG